Genomic segment of Caproiciproducens sp. NJN-50:
ACGGCGGGAACAGAGGCACTGGTCGCTATGGATATCGGCCCGACAGGGAAGCTGATGAAGCCGGTCGGAGACCTGGAGTTTGAAGATGCGGTATCCGTTTTCGCTGAAGCGGCAATGGCGGGAGAACAGGCCGGGGCGGACCTGATTCTGATCGAAACAATGGGCGACACCCTCGAATGCAAGGCGGCCGTGCTCGCCGCGAAGGAAAACACGTCACTGCCGGTATTTGCGACCGTGATCGTCGACGAGGCCGGGAGGCTGCTGACCGGAGGGGATATCCCCGCGTTCGCCGCGCTTCTGGAGGGCCTCGGCGCCGACGCATTGGGGTTAAACTGCGGATTCGGCCCGGACCAGATGAAGCGTCTTCTGCCCGGTCTCCTGGAGTGCTGCTCGATTCCGGTGATCGTAAATCCAAACGCCGGACTGCCGCGGGTCGTTGACGGACAAAATGTCTATGACGTGACCCCGGACGAATTTGCCGCCGACATGAAGGAAATGGCGGAGAGCGGCGCGTGGATCATCGGAGGCTGCTGTGGGACCACGCCCGATTATATCCGTGCGATGACCCGGCTTTGCCGGGATATCGTTCCCAAACCGATTGGAAAGAAGAGTCTCACGGTCATATCCTCTTACTCCCGCGCGGTCGTATTCGGGAGGCGTCCGGTTCTGATCGGTGAGCGGATCAACCCGACGGGCAAAAAACGGCTGAAACAGGCCCTTCGGGAAAACGACATGGATTACCTGATGCGTGAGGCTGTCACCCAGCAAAGCAACGGCGCACAGGTGCTGGACGTCAATGTCGGATTGCCGGAACTGGACGAAACGGAAGTTCTCAGCCGCGCGGTCCGGGAAATCCAGGGGGTGACCGATCTGCCGCTTCAGATCGACACATCCAGCGTAAAAGCGATGGCATCCGCCATGCGCGTTTACAACGGCAAACCGCTGGTCAATTCGGTCAACGGAAAGGAAGAATCGATGCGGTCGGTCTTTCCGCTGATTCGGAAATACGGGGGCGTGGCAATCGCCCTGACTCTGGACGAAAGCGGAATCCCGGAGACGGCGGAGGGCCGGTTCGCGGTCGCGGAAAAAATCCTGCGGACCGCAGAAGAGTACGGGCTCGGAAAAAAGGATCTCGTGTTTGATCCGCTTGCCATGACGATCAGTGCCGGCCAGCAGAATGCGAGAGTTACGCTTGAATCGCTTCGTTTGATCCGCGGCCGGCTCGGTGCGTACACGTCCCTCGGCGTTTCCAATATTTCGTTCGGCCTGCCGGGGCGGGAGCGCATCAACGCGGCGTTCTTCGTCATGGCGATGCAGAACGGCCTCGGCGCCGCCATCCTGAATCCGGGTTCGGCGGCGATGATGGACGCTTATTACGCGTTCTGCGCCCTCAGCGGAGCGGATGACCGCT
This window contains:
- a CDS encoding homocysteine S-methyltransferase family protein, which produces MNLKHDLGRRMVFFDGGMGTLLQANGLGVGELPELWNLQRPELIESIHRRYLEAGADLIKTNTFGANRIKLRDSGRGVEEIISAAVRLAKKATAGTEALVAMDIGPTGKLMKPVGDLEFEDAVSVFAEAAMAGEQAGADLILIETMGDTLECKAAVLAAKENTSLPVFATVIVDEAGRLLTGGDIPAFAALLEGLGADALGLNCGFGPDQMKRLLPGLLECCSIPVIVNPNAGLPRVVDGQNVYDVTPDEFAADMKEMAESGAWIIGGCCGTTPDYIRAMTRLCRDIVPKPIGKKSLTVISSYSRAVVFGRRPVLIGERINPTGKKRLKQALRENDMDYLMREAVTQQSNGAQVLDVNVGLPELDETEVLSRAVREIQGVTDLPLQIDTSSVKAMASAMRVYNGKPLVNSVNGKEESMRSVFPLIRKYGGVAIALTLDESGIPETAEGRFAVAEKILRTAEEYGLGKKDLVFDPLAMTISAGQQNARVTLESLRLIRGRLGAYTSLGVSNISFGLPGRERINAAFFVMAMQNGLGAAILNPGSAAMMDAYYAFCALSGADDRCLDYIGRYSGQEERKPALPPGGDLPLQESIRRGLKDSARSAVTALLERREPLEIINSEMIPALDQVGKEFEKGTLFLPQLLMSAEAAKSAFEILREKMSESGQTEKKGRVILATVKGDIHDIGKNIVKVLLENYGFDVLDLGRDVAPEKVVEAAAGQRVRLVGLSALMTTTVVSMEETIRQLHLAAPDCKVMVGGAVLTQEYADRIHADFYSPDAMGSVRYAQKVFS